The Watersipora subatra chromosome 1, tzWatSuba1.1, whole genome shotgun sequence genome has a window encoding:
- the LOC137410375 gene encoding sperm microtubule inner protein 8-like isoform X2, with translation MTTIGVPTYKHDNPKDMHMPSYSYPTPAGRRVQLVSVKEGIFHPRLPTLRQLERHKVLHKLSNEHCRSSLPREAVCKEKDSSAEQFIDFKRASTVDPSALRTRGNDFDESQVDPRYQYTPLELKKTREDWSNFLNRCPERFNIKLTEHPDTANTPYTGYAMRYLKPEITAKWKYTLKQEPNIDPRGQRPTPANILNRHRNVYTRSSTSVSTDPYKPPYANHTYHM, from the exons ATGACGACTATAGGCGTTCCAACATACAAACACGACAACCCAAAAGACATGCATATGCCGTCTTACTCTTATCCCACTCCAGCAGGTAGAAGAGTTCAGTTAGTTTCCGTAAAGGAAGGAATATTTCATCCGAGACTTCCAACCCTACGCCAACTGGAGAGACACAAAGTGCTTCACAAGCTTTCAAATGAACATTGCCGATCATCACTTCCAAGAGAAGCTGTATGCAAAGAAAAAGATTCTTCAGCAGAACAATTTA TTGACTTCAAGAGAGCTTCGACTGTTGACCCGTCTGCTCTGAGAACACGTGGT AATGATTTTGATGAAAGCCAGGTTGATCCGAGATATCAGTACACGCCTCTGGAACTAAA AAAGACGAGGGAAGATTGGTCAAACTTCCTTAACAGATGTCCAGAAAGGTTCAACATAAAACTGACTGAACACCctgatacagcta ATACGCCATACACAGGCTATGCCATGAGATACCTCAAACCAGAAATAACAGCGAAGTGGAAATATACACTGAAGCAGGAACCGAACATTGATCCACGGGGACAGAGGCCAACTCCTGCTAACATATT GAACCGCCACCGAAACGTCTATACCCGAAGCAGCACTAGTGTTTCAACTGATCCGTACAAGCCACCATATGCGAATCACACATACCACATGTGA
- the LOC137410375 gene encoding sperm microtubule inner protein 8-like isoform X1 — protein MTTIGVPTYKHDNPKDMHMPSYSYPTPAGRRVQLVSVKEGIFHPRLPTLRQLERHKVLHKLSNEHCRSSLPREAVCKEKDSSAEQFIDFKRASTVDPSALRTRGVNDFDESQVDPRYQYTPLELKKTREDWSNFLNRCPERFNIKLTEHPDTANTPYTGYAMRYLKPEITAKWKYTLKQEPNIDPRGQRPTPANILNRHRNVYTRSSTSVSTDPYKPPYANHTYHM, from the exons ATGACGACTATAGGCGTTCCAACATACAAACACGACAACCCAAAAGACATGCATATGCCGTCTTACTCTTATCCCACTCCAGCAGGTAGAAGAGTTCAGTTAGTTTCCGTAAAGGAAGGAATATTTCATCCGAGACTTCCAACCCTACGCCAACTGGAGAGACACAAAGTGCTTCACAAGCTTTCAAATGAACATTGCCGATCATCACTTCCAAGAGAAGCTGTATGCAAAGAAAAAGATTCTTCAGCAGAACAATTTA TTGACTTCAAGAGAGCTTCGACTGTTGACCCGTCTGCTCTGAGAACACGTGGTGTG AATGATTTTGATGAAAGCCAGGTTGATCCGAGATATCAGTACACGCCTCTGGAACTAAA AAAGACGAGGGAAGATTGGTCAAACTTCCTTAACAGATGTCCAGAAAGGTTCAACATAAAACTGACTGAACACCctgatacagcta ATACGCCATACACAGGCTATGCCATGAGATACCTCAAACCAGAAATAACAGCGAAGTGGAAATATACACTGAAGCAGGAACCGAACATTGATCCACGGGGACAGAGGCCAACTCCTGCTAACATATT GAACCGCCACCGAAACGTCTATACCCGAAGCAGCACTAGTGTTTCAACTGATCCGTACAAGCCACCATATGCGAATCACACATACCACATGTGA